Part of the Cyanobacterium sp. T60_A2020_053 genome is shown below.
TGATCTTCATTTCCTAACGCTAATTGTTCTTCTGCTGACTGATTTAATAATTGTAAATCTGCTTGTAATTGTGCCTTTTCTGCTTCAGTTAAAGGACGATTTTGAGTAGGTAATAAAACATCTTCAATGTTGTTATTTTTAAGAGGATTTACCTGTTGATTTTCTGCCCAAATAGGATTATTTGTAATACTCAGACTAGCAATAATAACGAAAGAAAATAAAGCAGTTTTTTTAAACATTTGTAGAATAGCCAAAATAATCTTGGTTCAATTTATTGAACGGGATACTGTTGGTTCCGTGTAATTCATTACACGGTGGGTAAATTATCCCCCTCTTAGGGAAGGGGATAAGCATAAATTAAAGTAATTTTAAAGCGCGAAAACCATAATATAAAGCCACCGCCGTCACAGAAAAACCACCAATAATCCCGATATAAGCTACTACACCAGCAGTCATGTTAAAACTCCTTTTAATAAATAGATAACCAATACATTGTACAATAGACTGTTAAATTGATTCTATTGTGCCATCATCATGTCCTCAATTATTTCCGTAAAATTACCGCAAAATCCTTATAATATCCACATCGCTTCCGGTGGTTTAAGCAATATCGGTAACTATACCAAACCCCTCAATATTGGTAACAAGATTTTAATTATTTCCAACCCCGAAATATTTGATTACTATGGTGAGACGGTGATGGCATCGCTGGAGGGCGCTGGATTTACCGTTAATTATCATCTCATTCCGGCAGGAGAAAGCAATAAAACCCTTGATTCTATTAGCAAAATTTATGACACAGCCTTAAATCTGCGCTTAGAAAGAAACTCTACCATGATGGCACTAGGGGGAGGCGTTATCGGTGATATGACAGGATTCGCCGCAGCCACTTGGTTAAGAGGCATTAACTTTATTCAGATTCCCACCTCATTACTCGCCATGGTAGATGCTTCCGTAGGCGGAAAAACTGGCGTTAATCATCCCCAAGGCAAAAATTTAATTGGTGCATTTTATCAACCTAAACTGGTTTTAATCGATCCTGATGTTTTGAAAACATTGCCAGAGCGAGAGTTTAAAGCAGGTATGGCAGAAGTAATTAAATATGGAGTAATTTGGGATCAAGACCTTTTTCATGCCCTTGAACAAGCGGAAAACCTTAATAGCATGAACTTTTTAAGCCCTAATCTACTTAGCTACATTTTAGAACGATCTTGCCAAGCGAAAGCTGAAGTAGTCGCACAAGATGAAAGGGAAGGAGGTTTAAGGGCTATTCTCAATTATGGGCATACAGTGGGGCATGGTGTAGAAAGTTTGACCCATTATAATACTTATGTTCACGGTGAGGCGGTGGCAATCGGTATGGCAATAGCTGGAAAAATTGCCGTCAAAGCTGGATTATGGCAAGAAGACGAATTACAGCGACAAAATGAGTTAATCCTTAAAGCTGGATTACCTATCGCTATTCCTGATAATGTGGATAGGGAAAAATTAATAGATAGTTTGCAATTAGATAAAAAAGTCAGGGGGGGTAGAGTGCGCTTTATTTTGCCGACTGCTATCGGTAAAGTGATTATTACTGATGAAATTTCCTCTGATTTATTACGGGAATGTTTTTAGTTATTGACAATGGAAAATTTTGCAGGGTGAGGTGAAGGGCAAAGGTGACTAGGTTTCAGGCTTCAGGTTTCAGGTGTAATTTTCAAACCTAATACCTAATATCAAGTTCGCTTGACCACTTACAAATTAGTAATATCAATATCTTAGTTCAATTTATTGAACGAGATACTATTGGTTCCGTGTAATTCATTACACGGTGGGTAAATTACGAAGATATAATCTTTTGTAACAGATTACCTGAACATGATATAACATCCGATACCTGACACCGCCCCTAACCAAAATACTTTTTCAGCAAACCCTATCTAAATCTTTATTGAAACAACTATAAATCTCTGATTTTAGGCTTAAAATAAAAAAAAAGGTTTAAGGAAATAGAGCAAAATGGTAGCACAAGTACAAATTTCCACCAATCATGAAGAAGAATTTATCACCAAACCTGATGTTAGTCATTTAATCACAGAGGATGATACACCCGTGGATAATTTTGGTTCAGCAAAACAACAAAGATTTTTAACCAGCATTCTTTATCATGCTAGAAAAGAAGTAACTTTTTTAGCCGATGCCAATGTTGGTATTTACGCTAGTCTGGGAAAACCTCCCATTGTGCCAGATTTTTTCTTGAGTTTGGGAGTTACTACTCCCAAAAATTTGTGGGAAAAAAATCACCGTTGTTATTTGGTGTGGGAATTTGGGAAAAGCCCCGAAGTTTGCCTCGAAATTGTCTCTAATAAAGTAGGGGGAGAATTAAGCGAAAAATTGAAAATTTATGAATATATGAGGGTGAGTTATTATATAGTTTATGATCCTCAACAACATTTAAGTAATAAGATTTTAAGAATATTTAAACTCACGGGCATCAATTATCAGGAAACTTCTGATACTTGGTTAGAAGGGGTTAATTTAGGATTGACTTTGTGGGAGGGAGAATTTGAAAGTTTTAGCGGTGTTTGGTTACGCTGGTGTGATGAAAATGGTAATTTATTGTTAACTGGAGATGAATCGGCTCAAAAAGCTACTTTAGAACAAAAAGAACAGCAAGAAAGAGCAGAAAAAGCGGAAAAAGAGTTACAAGAGTTACAAGAGAAACTGCGCCGTCAAGGTATAAATTTTGAATAGATAGGCTTTCTTGAGTAAGTAAAAAATAATCTGGTAACAAAGGGTTAAAACCTCTTGTTTAAATTTAGGTATTTTAGTTTTTATGAGATCTGAAAAATTAGTTTTATTCTTTTAAAAAAAGTATCTTCAATACTACGACTCATTCCTTATTCTTTATTTCCTAACTCGAGAAAACATCAGTTATTAATTCATCAACACCAAAAGCGGTAAAATTGATCATCATCAGATGATATTAAAACCAAATAAAATGACAGCATTAAATAACCATAAAAAAGCTAAAGCATTAAAACAAGGAAGCCAGCGCCCGGCAAAAGAGTTATGTAGCGAGTGCGGTTTATGCGATACTTATTATATTCACTACGTTAAAGAAGCCTGCGCTTTCATTAATCAACAGATTGCCGATTTAGAAGAAAAAGCACACGGGCGCAGTCGTAATCTTGACTCG
Proteins encoded:
- a CDS encoding cytochrome b6f complex subunit PetL → MTAGVVAYIGIIGGFSVTAVALYYGFRALKLL
- a CDS encoding Uma2 family endonuclease is translated as MVAQVQISTNHEEEFITKPDVSHLITEDDTPVDNFGSAKQQRFLTSILYHARKEVTFLADANVGIYASLGKPPIVPDFFLSLGVTTPKNLWEKNHRCYLVWEFGKSPEVCLEIVSNKVGGELSEKLKIYEYMRVSYYIVYDPQQHLSNKILRIFKLTGINYQETSDTWLEGVNLGLTLWEGEFESFSGVWLRWCDENGNLLLTGDESAQKATLEQKEQQERAEKAEKELQELQEKLRRQGINFE
- a CDS encoding 3-dehydroquinate synthase produces the protein MSSIISVKLPQNPYNIHIASGGLSNIGNYTKPLNIGNKILIISNPEIFDYYGETVMASLEGAGFTVNYHLIPAGESNKTLDSISKIYDTALNLRLERNSTMMALGGGVIGDMTGFAAATWLRGINFIQIPTSLLAMVDASVGGKTGVNHPQGKNLIGAFYQPKLVLIDPDVLKTLPEREFKAGMAEVIKYGVIWDQDLFHALEQAENLNSMNFLSPNLLSYILERSCQAKAEVVAQDEREGGLRAILNYGHTVGHGVESLTHYNTYVHGEAVAIGMAIAGKIAVKAGLWQEDELQRQNELILKAGLPIAIPDNVDREKLIDSLQLDKKVRGGRVRFILPTAIGKVIITDEISSDLLRECF